The Agromyces mariniharenae genome includes a window with the following:
- the rpoC gene encoding DNA-directed RNA polymerase subunit beta' has protein sequence MLDATTFDELRIGLATADDIRRWSYGEVKKPETINYRTLKPEKDGLFGEQIFGPSRDWECACGKYKRVRFKGIVCERCGVEVTKSSVRRERMGHIELAAPVTHIWYFKGVPSRLGYLLDMAPKDLEKVIYFAAYMVIDVDDEGRHADMPGLENELRLEIKTIGDQRDARIAELMARKEAELAELEAEGAKSDVRKRAEAAADKEMTGVRKSADEQIAHLERVWEDFRTLKVGDLKPEDSVFHELQDRFGMYFDAYMGAEAIKKRLEAFDLAAEAEDLHLQIAEGKGQKKIRAIKRLRVVNSFLATGNSPAAMVLDVVPVIPPELRPMVQLDGGRFATSDLNDLYRRVINRNNRLRRLLDLGAPEIIVNNEKRMLQEAVDALFDNGRRGRPVTGTGNRALKSLSDMLKGKQGRFRQNLLGKRVDYSGRSVIVVGPQLKLHQCGLPKQMALELFKPFVIKRLIDLSHAQNIKAAKRMVERSRPQVWDVLEEIIRERPVLLNRAPTLHRLGIQAFEPQLVEGKAIQLHPLVCAAFNADFDGDQMAVHLPLSVEAQAEARILMLASNNILKPSDGRPVTLPSQDMIIGLHHLTTQKDGAAGEGRAFSSIAEAILAFDQNRFGALELDLNAKVRIRLDDLHFGEGEEPEGFESGKPFLLETTLGRALFNEALPADYPYFNQQAGKGQISSIVNDLAERYPKTEVAATLDRIKDAGFRWATRSGVTVALSDIVTPPNKGEIVSKYEKQAAKVQSQFEKGLTTDLERRQELIQIWTKATDEVARAMQENFPTDNTINRMVTSGARGNWLQVRNIAGMRGLVNNPKGEIIPRPIISSYREGLSVAEYFIATHGARKGLADTALRTADSGYLTRRLVDVSQDVIIREDDCGTTKGLDLPIATTDASGELVRDPNVENSVFARSLAADAVNAKGEVVAEAGSDVGDVLINELIAAGVESIKVRSVLTCESAVGVCAKCYGRSLATGKLVDIGEAVGIIAAQSIGEPGTQLTMRTFHTGGSASADDITQGLPRVQELFEARTPKGASPIVEAPGRITIDETEKQRKVILTPDNGDEPIAYNVLKRSTLLVEDGQHVELGQQLIVGTVDPKEVLRVKGVREVQKHLVDGVQDVYRSQGVPIHDKHIEVIVRQMLRKVTVVDHGDTELLPGELVDRSRYNEINRAALTEGKKTASARQEVMGITKASLATESWLSAASFQETTRVLTQAAMEGKSDPLVGLKENVIIGKLIPAGTGLNKYRSVAVEATEEAKAERYPNRIFADDAAFAEGDLSFVDFDAFSSDDFTPGNYS, from the coding sequence TTGCTCGACGCAACCACTTTTGACGAGCTTCGCATCGGTCTGGCCACCGCCGACGACATCCGTCGTTGGTCCTACGGCGAGGTCAAGAAGCCCGAGACCATCAACTACCGCACGCTCAAGCCCGAGAAGGACGGCCTCTTCGGCGAGCAGATCTTCGGACCCAGCCGCGACTGGGAGTGCGCGTGCGGCAAGTACAAGCGCGTGCGCTTCAAGGGCATCGTCTGCGAGCGCTGCGGTGTCGAGGTCACGAAGTCCTCGGTGCGCCGCGAGCGGATGGGCCACATCGAGCTCGCCGCCCCGGTGACCCACATCTGGTACTTCAAGGGCGTGCCCTCGCGCCTCGGCTACCTGCTCGACATGGCGCCGAAGGACCTCGAGAAGGTCATCTACTTCGCCGCCTACATGGTCATCGACGTCGACGACGAGGGTCGTCACGCCGACATGCCGGGCCTCGAGAACGAGCTCCGCCTCGAGATCAAGACGATCGGCGACCAGCGCGACGCGCGCATCGCCGAGCTGATGGCCCGCAAGGAGGCCGAGCTCGCCGAGCTCGAGGCCGAAGGCGCCAAGAGCGACGTGCGCAAGCGCGCCGAGGCCGCCGCCGACAAGGAGATGACCGGCGTCCGCAAGTCGGCCGACGAGCAGATCGCGCACCTCGAGCGCGTGTGGGAGGACTTCCGCACCCTCAAGGTCGGCGACCTCAAGCCCGAGGACTCGGTGTTCCACGAGCTCCAGGACCGCTTCGGCATGTACTTCGACGCCTACATGGGCGCCGAGGCCATCAAGAAGCGCCTCGAGGCGTTCGACCTCGCGGCCGAGGCCGAGGACCTGCACCTGCAGATCGCCGAGGGCAAGGGCCAGAAGAAGATCCGCGCCATCAAGCGCCTCCGGGTCGTCAACTCGTTCCTCGCCACTGGCAACTCGCCCGCCGCGATGGTGCTCGACGTCGTCCCGGTGATCCCGCCCGAGCTGCGCCCGATGGTGCAGCTCGACGGTGGCCGCTTCGCGACGTCCGACCTCAACGACCTGTACCGTCGCGTGATCAACCGCAACAACCGCCTCCGTCGCCTGCTCGACCTCGGTGCCCCCGAGATCATCGTGAACAACGAGAAGCGGATGCTGCAGGAGGCCGTCGACGCGCTGTTCGACAACGGCCGTCGTGGTCGCCCCGTCACGGGCACCGGCAACCGCGCCCTCAAGTCCCTGAGCGACATGCTCAAGGGCAAGCAGGGTCGCTTCCGCCAGAACCTGCTCGGCAAGCGCGTCGACTACTCGGGCCGTTCGGTCATCGTGGTCGGCCCGCAGCTCAAGCTGCACCAGTGCGGCCTGCCCAAGCAGATGGCGCTCGAGCTGTTCAAGCCGTTCGTCATCAAGCGCCTCATCGACCTCAGCCACGCGCAGAACATCAAGGCCGCCAAGCGCATGGTGGAGCGTTCGCGTCCGCAGGTGTGGGACGTGCTCGAGGAGATCATCCGCGAGCGCCCCGTGCTGCTGAACCGCGCGCCCACGCTGCACCGCCTCGGCATCCAGGCGTTCGAGCCGCAGCTCGTCGAGGGCAAGGCCATCCAGCTGCACCCGCTCGTCTGCGCCGCGTTCAACGCGGACTTCGACGGCGACCAGATGGCCGTGCACCTGCCGCTGTCGGTGGAGGCCCAGGCCGAGGCCCGCATCCTCATGCTCGCGTCGAACAACATCCTGAAGCCGTCGGACGGCCGTCCGGTGACCCTGCCCTCGCAGGACATGATCATCGGCCTGCACCACCTGACCACGCAGAAGGACGGCGCAGCCGGTGAGGGCCGTGCGTTCTCGTCGATCGCCGAGGCCATCCTCGCGTTCGACCAGAACCGCTTCGGCGCGCTCGAGCTCGACCTCAACGCCAAGGTGCGGATCCGCCTCGACGACCTGCACTTCGGCGAGGGCGAGGAGCCCGAGGGCTTCGAGTCCGGCAAGCCGTTCCTCCTCGAGACCACGCTCGGTCGTGCGCTCTTCAACGAGGCGCTGCCGGCGGACTACCCGTACTTCAACCAGCAGGCCGGCAAGGGCCAGATCTCGTCGATCGTCAACGACCTCGCCGAGCGCTACCCGAAGACGGAGGTCGCCGCGACCCTCGACCGCATCAAGGACGCCGGCTTCCGCTGGGCGACCCGCTCGGGCGTGACCGTCGCGCTGTCCGACATCGTGACCCCGCCGAACAAGGGCGAGATCGTCTCGAAGTACGAGAAGCAGGCCGCCAAGGTGCAGTCGCAGTTCGAGAAGGGCCTCACGACCGACCTCGAGCGTCGCCAGGAGCTCATCCAGATCTGGACCAAGGCCACCGACGAGGTCGCCCGGGCCATGCAGGAGAACTTCCCGACCGACAACACCATCAACCGCATGGTGACCTCGGGCGCTCGAGGCAACTGGCTGCAGGTGCGCAACATCGCCGGCATGCGAGGCCTCGTGAACAACCCGAAGGGCGAGATCATCCCGCGTCCGATCATCTCCTCGTACCGCGAGGGGCTGTCGGTGGCGGAGTACTTCATCGCCACGCACGGTGCCCGCAAGGGCCTCGCCGACACCGCGCTCCGCACCGCCGACTCGGGTTACCTGACCCGTCGTCTGGTGGACGTCTCGCAGGACGTCATCATCCGCGAGGACGACTGCGGCACGACCAAGGGCCTCGACCTGCCGATCGCGACGACGGATGCCTCGGGCGAGCTCGTGCGCGACCCCAACGTCGAGAACTCGGTGTTCGCCCGCTCGCTCGCGGCCGACGCCGTGAACGCGAAGGGCGAGGTCGTGGCCGAGGCCGGCTCCGACGTCGGCGACGTGCTCATCAACGAGCTCATCGCGGCGGGCGTCGAGTCGATCAAGGTCCGCTCGGTGCTCACCTGCGAGTCCGCGGTCGGCGTCTGCGCGAAGTGCTACGGCCGTTCGCTCGCGACCGGCAAGCTCGTGGACATCGGCGAGGCCGTCGGCATCATCGCGGCCCAGTCGATCGGCGAGCCGGGCACCCAGCTCACGATGCGCACCTTCCACACCGGTGGCTCGGCCTCGGCCGACGACATCACGCAGGGTCTTCCCCGCGTGCAGGAGCTCTTCGAGGCCCGCACCCCCAAGGGCGCGTCGCCGATCGTCGAGGCCCCCGGCCGCATCACGATCGACGAGACCGAGAAGCAGCGCAAGGTCATCCTCACGCCCGACAACGGCGACGAGCCGATCGCGTACAACGTGCTCAAGCGCTCGACCCTCCTCGTGGAGGACGGCCAGCACGTCGAGCTCGGCCAGCAGCTGATCGTCGGCACCGTCGACCCGAAGGAGGTCCTCCGGGTCAAGGGCGTCCGCGAGGTGCAGAAGCACCTGGTGGACGGCGTGCAGGACGTGTACCGCTCGCAGGGCGTGCCGATCCACGACAAGCACATCGAGGTCATCGTCCGCCAGATGCTCCGCAAGGTCACCGTGGTCGACCACGGCGACACCGAGCTGCTGCCGGGTGAGCTCGTCGACCGCTCGCGGTACAACGAGATCAACCGCGCGGCGCTCACCGAGGGCAAGAAGACGGCCTCGGCCCGCCAGGAGGTCATGGGCATCACCAAGGCCTCGCTCGCGACCGAGTCGTGGCTGTCGGCCGCGTCCTTCCAGGAGACGACCCGCGTGCTCACGCAGGCCGCCATGGAGGGCAAGTCCGACCC